One window of Bacteroidota bacterium genomic DNA carries:
- a CDS encoding restriction endonuclease — translation MKEKLTIEQLKKSAKDFCKSESVFRNKELYGVTDGKAVGTFIEHKFQNYLATRFEFEIGSSAKGIDLPNDEILTDIKVTSIKQPQSSCPFKDAKQKIFGLGYNLLVFVYEKTDFEEDQAAVLDFVSCFFLDKERTADYTTTFRLREMMEDGAIKEDIVAYLNDRNIPAEEITLNSIAERILKQIPKQGYLTISNALQWRLQYARVVNLTKNVEGITKVINKVTG, via the coding sequence ATGAAAGAAAAATTAACTATAGAGCAATTAAAAAAATCTGCCAAAGACTTTTGCAAATCAGAATCAGTTTTTAGAAATAAAGAATTGTATGGTGTAACTGACGGTAAAGCTGTTGGTACATTTATCGAGCATAAATTCCAAAACTATTTAGCCACAAGATTTGAATTTGAAATTGGTTCATCTGCCAAAGGAATAGATTTACCTAATGATGAAATTTTAACAGATATTAAGGTAACTTCTATAAAACAACCTCAATCTTCTTGCCCCTTTAAAGACGCAAAGCAAAAAATATTTGGACTTGGCTATAACTTACTTGTGTTTGTTTATGAAAAAACTGATTTCGAAGAAGACCAAGCAGCAGTTTTAGATTTTGTAAGTTGTTTCTTTCTTGATAAGGAAAGAACGGCTGACTATACAACCACTTTTCGTTTAAGAGAAATGATGGAAGATGGTGCAATTAAAGAAGATATTGTAGCCTACCTAAATGACAGGAATATACCTGCAGAAGAAATTACATTAAACTCAATTGCTGAAAGAATTTTAAAGCAAATTCCAAAGCAAGGATATTTAACTATTTCAAATGCACTTCAATGGAGATTGCAATATGCAAGGGTTGT